In Salvelinus alpinus chromosome 22, SLU_Salpinus.1, whole genome shotgun sequence, one genomic interval encodes:
- the LOC139549462 gene encoding Golgi integral membrane protein 4-like isoform X2 — protein sequence MGNGVCSRRQRRVFQSLLLITVVFGMIYGGMISYEMHNQLKRTEAMAVKYQQHQESLSAQLQVVYEHRSRLEKSLQKERVEHKKAKEDYLVYKLETQQSLNKEKDTSNKFNSLHGQHQMLKKQHEDLKKQHYDLQEQHQIQGEDHGKALDEHKDRFDKLQQTKEMEASKLKENVYNLREENKQLRKSHQDIHVQLQDARIVHKDLKAAHDQLALTLEDHKSALVAAQVQVDEYKQLKETLIRMPSLQHDQNPSHQQAQPAAVLAEPHEQAPPSPQSAALFAEPHVEAHTHEEDHGDTQSRLHLQEEEVGKPEFQSQPAQSHHAEKEGYGDAEGEAERRRELAEEEMEQAGQPQKLEEESEQPQEDEGLEAEHDQPHDNALDRQRRQPQLDPQNDIHLVPETHLQQEAHVTQAKRVKSAYEQQQEQQRLEAERTQRTRELQLRQEALLAQRMTVQRERELRLRAQHEREEEQHREADRREQLLKEEQIRKKSNYENMENDIVQGDEEPHIDDDEERDPHMEHDEEEQDEEDHRVPQLQKGAVEGEVDPEDDPNNQGEDEFDVAEEQHLQHREEEEADTHPNPNHPAIDEELVMAVNPDQQEDNLDELYPEDEVQEDLARGQKREEEEEEPYNEENGEHDDVKEQEVPAEKEGEHGKGEIQEEENYEDKEVGVGRDERPNRREM from the exons tcGTGTATGAGCATCGCTCGCGGCTAGAGAAGTCTCTGCAGAAGGAACGTGTGGAACACAAGAAGGccaaagagg ATTATCTGGTGTATAAACTTGAAACCCAACAGTCTCTGAACAAGGAGAAG GACACCAGCAACAAATTCAACTCTTTGCATGGGCAGCACCAGATGTTGAAG AAGCAGCATGAGGACCTGAAGAAGCAGCACTATGACCTGCAGGAACAGCATCAGATTCAGGGAGAGGACCACGGCAAGGCCTTGGACGAACACAAGGACCGCTTTGACAAACTACAGCAGACCAAAGAGATGGAAGCCTCCAAACTCAAAG AGAATGTGTATAATCTGCGAGAGGAGAATAAGCAGCTGAGGAAATCTCACCAGGACATCCATGTCCAGCTGCAGGATGCACGG ATAGTACATAAGGACTTGAAGGCTGCGCATGATCAGCTTGCACTGACGCTAGAGGACCACAAGAGCGCGCTGGTCGCCGCTCAG GTCCAGGTGGATGAGTATAAACAACTCAAAGAGACCCTGATCAGAATGCCCAGCCTTCAACATGATCAAAACCCCTCCCACCAACAGGCCCAGCCAGCTGCTGTATTGGCAGAGCCCCATGAACAGGCTCCACCCTCACCACAGTCAGCTGCCTTATTCGCTGAGCCCCACGTAGAAGCACACACCCATGAGGAAGACCATGGGGACACACAATCCAGG TTGCATCTGCAGGAAGAGGAAGTGGGCAAGCCAGAGTTCCAGTCTCAGCCTGCCCAGTCCCACCATGCCGAGAAAGAGGGATATGGGGAtgcagagggggaggcagagaggaggagagagctggcggaggaagagatggagcAGGCCGGGCAGCCCCAGAAGCTGGAGGAGGAATCTGAACAACCACAGGAGGACGAGGGGTTGGAGGCGGAACACGACCAGCCACACGACAACGCTCTGGACCGTCAGAGACGCCAACCACAACTG GATCCACAAAATGACATCCACCTCGTCCCTGAGACCCACCTGCAGCAGGAGGCCCACGTGACCCAGGCGAAGCGGGTGAAGTCTGCCTacgagcagcagcaggagcagcagcgcCTGGAGGCTGAGAGGACCCAGAGGACGAGGGAGCTCCAGCTGCGCCAGGAGGCCCTGCTGGCCCAGAGAATGACcgtgcagagggagagagagctgcgtCTGCGAGCTCAGcacgagagagaggaggagcagcatCGAGAGGCGGACCGTCGGGAACAGCTACTGAAGGAAGAGCAGATCAG GAAGAAGAGTAACTATGAGAACATGGAAAATGACATCGTCCAAGGTGATGAAGAACCTCATATTGATGATGACGAAG AGAGGGACCCTCACATGGAGCATGATGAGGAGGAGCAAGATGAAGAGGACCACCGAGTACCACAACTACAGAAG GGGGCGGTAGAGGGGGAGGTGGACCCAGAGGATGACCCTAATAACCAGGGAGAGGATGAGTTTGACGTGGCAGAGGAGCAGCATCTTCAGCATAGGGAAGAAGAGGAGGCAGACACGCACCCTAACCCCAATCACCCAGCCATAGACGAGGAACTggtg ATGGCGGTAAACCCCGATCAGCAGGAAGACAATCTGGATGAGCTGTATCCGGAGgacgag GTACAGGAGGATTTGGCCAGGGggcagaagagggaggaggaggaggaggagccatACAACGAGGAGAACGGAGAACAC GATGACGTGAAAGAGCAAGAGGTCCcagcagagaaagagggagaacacGGGAAAGGAGAGATCCAGGAGGAGGAGAACTACGAAGACAAGGAGGTGGGGGTTGGACGGGACGAGCGGCCCAATCGAAGGGAAATGTGA